From Mya arenaria isolate MELC-2E11 chromosome 1, ASM2691426v1, a single genomic window includes:
- the LOC128239625 gene encoding molluscan insulin-related peptide 1-like — protein MRSMTVIMKSARSMMGNIVLGAVYIFVWSHCVVFVISKGITRRCTVHDKPHSGGICGSHLDEALDALCRFGFAQRKSFIKRSLQQMPPDFLDMSAKDFYALYKTSAQNTIQPLSDVVMSKNDAVSFFNDKRGGLFNSGIVCECCQNQCQIRELQMYCLKDNYGGFGR, from the exons CGCACGTAGCATGATGGGCAACATAGTTTTGGGGGCAGTGTATATTTTCGTTTGGTCTCACTGCGTCGTGTTTGTGATCTCTAAAGGAATTACGAGACGATGCACGGTGCATGATAAACCACACTCGGGT GGTATCTGTGGCTCACACTTGGATGAAGCGTTAGACGCTCTTTGCAGATTCGGTTTCGCTCAAAGAAAGAGCTTTATTAAACGATCTCTTCAACAAATGCCACCAGATTTTCTAG ATATGAGTGCAAAGGATTTCTACGCCTTATACAAAACAAGTGCCCAAAACACCATCCAACCGCTTTCGGACGTCGTCATGAGCAAGAACGACGCTGTCAGCTTCTTTAACGACAAGCGTGGTGGACTATTCAACTCCGGCATTGTTTGTGAATGTTGTCAGAACCAGTGCCAGATCCGGGAGCTTCAGATGTACTGTTTGAAGGACAATTACGGAGGCTTTGGTcgataa